A window of the Pungitius pungitius chromosome 3, fPunPun2.1, whole genome shotgun sequence genome harbors these coding sequences:
- the LOC134126962 gene encoding cystathionine beta-synthase-like — protein MYNRVGSSRSACLSATSLKAPACPHAAKLLPHGNGDLKLREGSFPPKGADKLPPMAEDEPDLSIQINTKSVAAERKWIRPDLPSRCTWSLGAAKDESPHPQVARAAAATILPNILHRIGDINKIPKVFGLKCELLAKCEYFNAGGSVKDRTSLRMVEDAERAGLLKPGGTIIEPTSGNTGGCFEGTRSRDRPHVQRSLRLP, from the exons ATGTACAACCG TGTGGGAAGCAGCCGAAGTGCCTGCTTAAGCGCGACAAGCCTCAAGGCCCCCGCGTGCCCTCACGCCGCCAAGCTGCTCCCCCACGGCAACGGAGACCTCAAGCTCCGGGAGGGCTCCTTCCCGCCGAAGGGCGCCGACAAGCTGCCGCCGATGGCCGAAGACGAGCCGGACCTCAGCATCCAGATCAACACAAAGAGCGTCGCCGCGGAGAGGAAATGGATCCGGCCCGACCTCCCCAGTCGCTGCACCTGGAGCCTGGGAGCGGCCAAGGACGAGTCCCCCCACCCGCAGGTCGCGAG AGCCGCCGCAGCGACCATTCTGCCGAACATCCTGCACCGGATCGGCGACATCAACAAGATCCCCAAAGTGTTTGGACTCAAATGCGAATTGT TGGCAAAGTGTGAGTACTTCAACGCCGGTGGGAGCGTGAAGGACCGGACCAGCCTGCGGATGGTGGAGGACGCAGAGAGAGCCGGGCTCCTCAAGCCGGGAGGGACCATCATAGAGCCCACCTCTGGAAACACTG GTGGATGTTTTGAGGGGACTCGGAGCCGAGATCGTCCACACGTCCAGCGCTCGCTTCGACTCCCCTGA